A window of Peromyscus eremicus chromosome 7, PerEre_H2_v1, whole genome shotgun sequence contains these coding sequences:
- the LOC131914096 gene encoding olfactory receptor 7E24-like, with product MMKMKTKNLTHVSEFYLLRVSDDPELQPILCGLLLSMYLISVLGNLLITLTVSSDSHLHTPMYFFLSILSLADIGFISTTVPNMVVDLQIHSPVISYVGCLTQMSLCVFFACMDNLFLTVTAYDRFVAICHPLYYTVIINPCRCGILVLVSFSSSLFDSLFHSFVALQLKCFKDVEIAKSFCHPSQLLNLACNSTFTGSILKDVISAVLGVFPLPGILASYFKIISSILRIASSGGRYKAFFTFGSHLEVVCLFYGTGLGEYFGLVLSHSSGSNVVASLMYTVVTPMLNPFIYSLRNQDIISSLKRLHICVV from the coding sequence atgatgaaaatgaaaacaaaaaacctaacacATGTTTCAGAATTCTATCTTCTGAGAGTCTCTGATGATCCAGAACTGCAGCCCATTCTCTGTGGGTTGCTCTTGTCCATGTACCTGATATCAGTCCTTGGAAACCTGCTCATCACCCTGACTGTCAGCTCTGACTCCCATCTCCATACTCCCATGTACTTCTTTCTCTCCATTCTGTCCTTGGCTGACATTGGCTTCATTTCCACCACAGTCCCCAACATGGTTGTGGACCTTCAAATCCACAGTCCAGTCATATCCTATGTGGGCTGCCTGACTCAGAtgtctctttgtgtcttttttgcATGTATGGataatctgtttctgactgtgaCGGCATATGACAGGTTTGTGGCCATCTGCCACCCCCTGTATTACACAGTAATTATAAACCCTTGTCGCTGTGGCATCTTAGTTTTAGTGTCATTTTCAAGTAGTCTTTTTGACTCCCTGTTTCACAGTTTTGTTGCCTTACAACTTAAATGTTTCAAAGATGTGGAAATTGCTAAGTCCTTCTGTCACCCTTCTCAGCTTCTAAATTTAGCCTGCAACAGCACATTTACTGGTAGTATACTTAAAGATGTAATTAGTGCTGTACTTGGTGTTTTTCCCTTACCGGGGATCCTTGCctcatactttaaaataatttcttctattCTAAGAATTGCCTCTTCAGGTGGGCGGTATAAAGCCTTTTTCACCTTTGGGTCTCACCTAGAAGTGGTGTGCTTATTTTATGGAACAGGACTTGGAGAgtattttggtttagttttgtcTCACTCTTCTGGAAGCAACGTGGTGGCCTCATTAATGTACACTGTGGTCACACCCATGCTGAATCCTTTCATCTACAGTCTGAGGAATCAGGACATTATCAGTTCCCTAAAAAGGCTCCACATTTGTGTTGTTTAA